A stretch of the Aegilops tauschii subsp. strangulata cultivar AL8/78 chromosome 4, Aet v6.0, whole genome shotgun sequence genome encodes the following:
- the LOC109735418 gene encoding aspartic proteinase nepenthesin-1-like — protein MSALHVLFLAVLLAMSATGHAAALRADLRHVDSGRGFTKRELLRRMATRSRARVDSRWSPPPGRGANAHAVTAPLTRGTVGKEEFNSDYVIHFAIGTPQPQPVALALDTGSDLVWTQCDCDVCFDQPFPALNTSASDTLRGVSCYDPLCTRGRLKLSGCAAGDNLCLYVYSYADKSMTTGLIFEDTFTFKAPNGKVAAVPNLRFGCGMYNAGKFGPTESGVAGFARGPLSLPSLLKLPRFSHCFTAMVESRTSPMFLGTPDNLGAQATGPIQSTPFVRSPAGPFGTLYYISLKGITVGKTRLPFDASAFAVKDGVSGGTIIDSGSSITSFPRPVFRSLRKAFMSQVPLPVANVSATDPDTMLCFLTSPKKEAPAMPKLILHLEGADWDLPRENYVVDVEDFEDGTGGGPCVVINSADESSPTIIGNFQQQNTHIVYDLENNKLVFVPARCDKL, from the coding sequence ATGTCTGCGCTGCATGTTCTCTTCCTCGCGGTCTTGCTGGCCATGTCGGCGACCGGCCACGCGGCGGCCTTGCGCGCCGATCTCAGGCACGTCGACAGCGGCCGCGGCTTCACCAAGCGCGAGCTGCTCCGCCGGATGGCCACCCGGTCGCGGGCTCGTGTAGACAGCCGGTGGTCACCACCGCCCGGCCGCGGCGCCAACGCCCACGCGGTGACCGCGCCGTTGACCCGCGGCACCGTCGGCAAAGAAGAGTTCAACTCTGATTACGTCATCCACTTTGCCATCGGCACGCCACAGCCGCAGCCCGTGGCGCTGGCGCTGGACACGGGTAGCGACTTGGTCTGGACTCAGTGCGATTGCGACGTCTGCTTCGACCAGCCGTTCCCGGCGCTCAACACCTCCGCCTCCGACACCCTCCGCGGCGTCTCGTGCTACGACCCTCTCTGCACGCGGGGGAGGCTCAAGCTCTCCGGGTGCGCCGCCGGCGACAACTTGTGCTTGTACGTCTACTCCTACGCCGACAAGTCGATGACGACGGGGCTGATCTTCGAGGACACCTTCACCTTCAAGGCGCCCAACGGCAAGGTCGCCGCCGTGCCCAACCTCCGCTTTGGTTGTGGCATGTACAACGCCGGCAAGTTCGGACCAACCGAGTCCGGCGTCGCCGGTTTCGCCCGCGGGCCGCTGTCTCTGCCGTCGCTGCTCAAGCTCCCCAGGTTCTCCCACTGCTTCACCGCCATGGTGGAGTCCAGGACCAGCCCCATGTTCCTGGGCACGCCGGACAACCTGGGAGCGCAGGCCACGGGGCCCATCCAGTCCACCCCGTTCGTCCGGAGCCCCGCGGGCCCGTTCGGCACGCTGTACTACATTTCGCTCAAAGGCATCACCGTGGGCAAGACGCGGCTGCCGTTCGACGCGTCGGCGTTCGCGGTCAAGGACGGCGTCTCCGGCGGGACGATCATCGACTCTGGCTCGAGCATCACGAGCTTCCCACGGCCCGTGTTCCGAAGCCTCCGGAAGGCGTTCATGTCGCAGGTGCCGCTGCCCGTCGCCAACGTCTCCGCCACCGACCCCGATACGATGCTGTGCTTCCTCACCTCGCCGAAGAAGGAGGCGCCCGCCATGCCGAAGCTGATCCTCCACCTGGAGGGCGCGGACTGGGACCTTCCACGGGAGAACTACGTGGTGGATGTCGAAGACTTCGAGGACGGTACCGGCGGCGGGCCGTGCGTGGTGATAAATTCGGCGGACGAGAGCTCCCCGACGATCATAGGCAACTTCCAGCAGCAGAACACGCACATCGTCTACGACCTGGAGAACAATAAGCTGGTGTTCGTGCCCGCGCGCTGCGACAAGCTGTGA